The DNA window TGAAATTAGGCGCTCAGCCAGGGATCTTGCGTATTCGCGGTGGGGCGATTCTTAACGAAAGCAAAAGCTATCTCTCCTTTTCTCAACGCAATGAACCCGACCCTGTCAAACAACAACTGGCAGAATATGGCGCGTCCCTTATTGAAAAAAATGACATTGTTTTCTTAGATGCGGGCACCACCAACAGCTTACTGGCGGGTTATCTCGATGTGGAATCGAGTGTGATTACCAACTCTCTTGAGTGTGTGAATGAACTGATCAACAAAACGCAAATTCGTAAATGCGTACTTGGCGGCGGGTTTGATGATTATTCCCATACTATTTTGGGCGAAATGACCATTGAGCATATTCGAAAATATCGCGCCAACCGCGCGTTTATTGGCGTCAGCGCGCTCTCGGACGCAGGGATAACCACCAATAGCGAGATGGATGCACGGCTTAAACTCGCCATGGCAGAGCAATCGACTCAAGTGATCTGTATTAGCACATCAGCTAAGTTCAATACCCAGCTAATGTATCAATCTTGTGGTTGGGAGCATATTGATTGCCTAATCGTCGACAAAAAACCGCCCCAAAATCTGCTTGAACAAATTGAACAACATGACGTGGAATTGATTGTGCTTAATCACTAACGTGCAGTTGTCCAAAGCAGGCCACCGTTGAATATCACAGTCGGCTATGATTCCAACAAAGAAGATGCTTACACACCTTCTTTGTTGAACTAGTCATTGCTAGGCAATGAAACCATCCACACCTTTAAATGAAGAGTAACCATCATCAACCATTACCGTCGAACCGTTGATAGCACTGGCCTCTGGAAGTGACAACAGATAAATCGCATTTGCAATTTCAGTGGGTTCTATGATGCGACCTTTCATGTGCAGTTTGCTGCCAATTTCTTCAATCGGTTTATCAATCATGCCTGTTTTGACCCAGCCAGGAGCAACGGAAAGCACTCTAACCCCGTAAGGAGATAATTCACGAGCCATCGCTTGAGTCGCCATGCGCACGCCACCTTTACTCGCGTGATAACCAATACTCTCTGTATTGGCAATAGCACCGCAAATTGAGCCCACGTTGATAATAACGCCGGATTTGTTTGCTGCCATAACTTTACCCGCAAACTGACACAATTGGATGGTTCCCATGAGATTGACTTGGATCGTGCGGAAGATATCTTCTAAGTCAGCTTCTATGAGATCAACTCGTTGCCCCACGATCCCAGCAACGTTAGCCAGAACATCAATGGTACCAAACTTGTTAACCGCGAGATCAATAGCCGCCTGACATTGCTCTGTATTACCTACGTTGCATTCAATGAACTCAACTTCACCAAAGGTTTTCAATTCTGCCATCGCTTGCTCGATAATTTCTGGTTTATCGATACTTGCAATCACCACTTTATCGCCGTTAACAAGATATTTCTTCGCTGTTTCAAAGCCAATACCGCGTGTGCCACCGGTAACAACAACGACTTTATTCATAACTTAATCCTCAAAGTCAGCATAATCTACCCGTGACTATGTGGATATTGACACAAGGAATAAAGACCACTTAATTCCGAAGTGATAGGCTTTATTTTCCATAATCGAACATAAGCGGCTTACGAGACCCACCTATAATTTAAATTTTCCAACCAACTCGTGCATGTTTATGGCCAGATTTCGAAACTCTTCTGCAGTGCGCAATTGGCCTTTCGCTTCTTCGGTCAGTTGATTAGCAATATCATTGATTTGTTGGGTATTTTTAGTGATATCTTCACAAACGAACGACTGCTCTTCTGTCGCGGTTGCAATCTGAATTGAGGTTCCCTTAATCTCATCAATTGAGCCAGCTAACTTGATCAAACTGTCGCTAGCTAGATTCGCCTGTTCCACCGCATCTCCAGTCATGTTTCGACTGTTTTCCATCACGGATGTCGCTTGTTGCGTTGTTTGTTGTAACTCGTGGATCATCTGCTGAATTTCTTCCGTAGACGCAGTGGTTTTCTGGGACAAATTACGGACTTCATCGGCTACCACCGCAAATCCACGCCCATGTTCACCAGCACGAGCCGCCTCAATTGCCGCGTTCAGAGCGAGCAAGTTAGTTTGTTCAGCAATGCCTTGGATAGTGGTCAGAATGGTGGTGATCTGCTGAGTGTTGGTATTCAATTTACCAATGATATTGCTGGTCGTTTCTACTTCTTTCGACAACGTTTCGATAGACTTACGGGTTGATTCTACGACCGTTTTACCCTCAGTACATGATGTCGAGCCCTGCTCAGCCACAACCGCTGCTTGTTCAGAATTAGAGGCTATTTCAGCGGTGGCTTTCGACATTTCACTGATTGCTTCGGTCACCAACGTGACTTTTTCCAATTGTCTTCCCGAATCCGCCTGCCATTGATGCGCCTTACCAGCAGCGTTATCCGCCATACCTTTTAGCTGAGTACTTAAGCTCACGACTTCTCGAATTAGGCTATTTAGCTTAGAAACAAAACTGTTAAATGCTAACGACAAATCGGCCACTTCATCATTACTTGAGACATCTAACTTCACGGTTAAATCACCATGCCCT is part of the Vibrio porteresiae DSM 19223 genome and encodes:
- a CDS encoding DeoR/GlpR family DNA-binding transcription regulator, whose product is MSKNKMTQDERLIELATYIRNHGKVTLEFICEHFNISYDSARRDLVKLGAQPGILRIRGGAILNESKSYLSFSQRNEPDPVKQQLAEYGASLIEKNDIVFLDAGTTNSLLAGYLDVESSVITNSLECVNELINKTQIRKCVLGGGFDDYSHTILGEMTIEHIRKYRANRAFIGVSALSDAGITTNSEMDARLKLAMAEQSTQVICISTSAKFNTQLMYQSCGWEHIDCLIVDKKPPQNLLEQIEQHDVELIVLNH
- a CDS encoding SDR family NAD(P)-dependent oxidoreductase translates to MNKVVVVTGGTRGIGFETAKKYLVNGDKVVIASIDKPEIIEQAMAELKTFGEVEFIECNVGNTEQCQAAIDLAVNKFGTIDVLANVAGIVGQRVDLIEADLEDIFRTIQVNLMGTIQLCQFAGKVMAANKSGVIINVGSICGAIANTESIGYHASKGGVRMATQAMARELSPYGVRVLSVAPGWVKTGMIDKPIEEIGSKLHMKGRIIEPTEIANAIYLLSLPEASAINGSTVMVDDGYSSFKGVDGFIA